Part of the Bryobacteraceae bacterium genome is shown below.
TGCTGACCCCGGAAGCCTGGGATCACGACCCCACGATGCATCCCGACAAGCGCGCTTACTACGAGTACCACGCCTCGCTGATGGAGCCCTGGGACGGCCCGGCCGCCATCGCCTTCACCGACGGCACGGTGATCGGCGCCACCCTCGACCGCAACGGCCTCCGTCCGGCGCGCTACATGATCACGCACGACGGCATGCTCGTGATGTCGTCGGAGACGGGCGTGCTCCCCGTGCAGCCGGAGAACGTGAAGTTCAAGGGCCGTCTTCAGCCCGGTAAGATGCTGCTGTGCGACCTGAGCCAGAAGCGCATCATTCCCGACGAAGAGATCAAGCAGCAGCTCTACTCGCGGAATCCCTACGCGCAGTGGCTCCAGGATCAGCAGATCACCATCGACCAGCTTCCGGCCCCGGCCCGCTGGCATCCGAGCGACCTCGAGACGCTTCTCCAACGCCAGCGCGTCTTCGGCTATACCGACGAGGACCTCAAGGTCTTCCTCGGCCCTATGGCCTCGAAAGGCGACGACCCGATCGGGTCCATGGGCACCGACACCCCGCTCGCGTGCGTTTCCGACAAACCGCAGCTCCTGTTTAACTACTTCAAGCAGCTCTTCGCCCAGGTGACCAACCCGGCCATCGACCCCATCCGCGAAGAACTCGTGATGTCGCTGTGCAGCTACATCGGCACGGAGCGCAACATCCTCGCCGAAACGCCGGAGCACTGCCACACGCTGAAGCTCCCGCACCCGATTCTCACCAACTACGATCTCGAGAAGATCCGCCGTGTCCAGCACGGCTCCTTCCTCGCCACGACGCTCAACTCGCTGTTCCGGGTCGACGGCGGCGAGAAGGAACTCGAACGCGGCATCGACGCCCTGTGCCGCCGCGCCTCGTGGGCGATCAAGAGCGGCTACAACGTCATCATCATTTCGGACCGGAACCAGGAGCCGGACTGGTCGCCCATCCCGTGCCTGCTCGCGCTCTCGGCGGTTCACCACCACCTGATTCGCGAAGGGACGCGCACCCAGGTCGCCCTGATCGTCGAATCCGGCGAGCCGCGCGAAGTGCAGCATTTCTGTCTGCTCATCGGCTACGGCGCGAGCGCCATCTGCCCCTACCTCGCCATCGAGACACTCGAAGACCTCCACCGGCGCGGCATGCTGCCCGACGGCGTTTCGTTCGAAAGCGCCCTCAAGAACTACAAGAAAGCGCTGCAGAAGGGCCTTCTCAAAGTCTTCTCGAAGATGGGCATCTCCACTCTTCAGAGCTATCGCGGCGCGCAGATTTTCGAAGCCATCGGCCTCAACCGCAAACTCGTCGACCGCTACTTCACCGGAACCCCGTCGCGGATCGAGGGCGTTGGACTCGAAGTGCTGGCCCGCGAAGCGCGCATGAAGCACGACTATGCCTACCTGCCGGTGACCGAGGCCGACACCGAATTGCCGGCCGGCGGAAACTATCAGTACCGCATCCGCGGCGAGTATCACCTGCTGAACCCGAATTCGATCTCGAAGCTCCAGCACGCCGTCCGCGACACCGCCAACCCGGATCGCGCCTTCGCCACCTACCAGGAGTACTCGCGAGCCATCGACGATCAATCGAAGCAGTTGTGCACGCTGCGCGGGCTGATGGACTTCAAGTACAGCCCGAGGCCCGTTCCGCTTGAAGAAGTGGAACCGGCCAAGGAAATCGTGAAGCGGTTCGCCACCGGCGCGATGTCGTTCGGCTCCATCTCCAAGGAGGCGCACGAGACTCTCGCCGTCGCGATGAACCGCATCGGCGGCCGTTCGAACACCGGCGAAGGCGGCGAAGACGAGGTCCGCTTCCAGCGTGATGCCAACGGCGACTGGCGGCGAAGCTCGATCAAGCAGGTCGCCTCGGGCCGCTTCGGCGTCACCATTAACTACCTCGTCAATTCCGACGAGTTGCAGATCAAGGTCGCCCAGGGAGCCAAGCCCGGCGAAGGCGGCCAGTTACCCGGCCACAAGGTGGACGACACGATCGCTCGCGTCCGGCACTCGATTCCTGGCGTCGGACTCATCTCCCCGCCGCCGCACCACGACATCTACTCGATCGAAGACCTGGCGCAGTTGATCTATGATCTCAAGAACTCGAACCCGCGCGCCCGCATCTCGGTGAAGCTCGTCTCCGAGGTGGGCGTCGGCGTGGTGGCGGCCGGCGTCGCCAAGGCGCACGCCGACGTCGTGCTCATTTCGGGTGACAGCGGCGGCACCGGAGCCTCGCCTCTCACGTCGATCAAACACGCCGGCGTGCCGTGGGAACTCGGCCTCGCCGAGACCCAGCAGGTGCTGGTGATGAACGATCTCCGCAGCCGCATCATCGTTCAGACCGACGGCAAGCTGTGCACCGGCCGCGACGTCGCCATCGCCGCGCTGCTCGGGGCCGAGGAGTTCGGTTTCTCCACCGTGCCGCTCATCACAATGGGCTGCATCATGATGCGCAAGTGCCATCTGAACACGTGCCCGGTCGGCATCGCCACCCAGGATCCCAAGCTTCGCGAGAAGTTCACGGGCTCGCCGGAGAACGTGATCAACTACTTCTTCTTCGTCGCCGAAGAGGTCCGGCAGATCATGGCGCGGCTCGGCTTCCGCAAACTCGAGGAGATGGTGGGGCGCGTCGACAAGCTCGAAATGCGCAAGGCCGTCGACCATTGGAAGGCCAAGGGCCTCGACTTCGCGAGCCTGTTCTACAACCCGCCCGTTCCCAAGCGAGTCGGCCGGCGCTGCACCATCGCGCAGGATCACGGGCTGGATCAGGCGCTCGATCACAAGATGCTCGAACTGGCGAGCGACGCCATCGAGAATCAGACGCCGGTCTCCTTCGATCTGCCGATCCGCAACGTGCACCGGACCGTGGGCACGATGCTCTCCGGCGAGATCGCCAAGCGCCACGGCTCCGGCGGCCTGCCGCCAGGCACGATTCACGTGAAGTTCCACGGCTCGGCCGGGCAGAGCTTCGGCGCCTTCCTCGCACCGGGCGTGACGCTCGAGCTCGAAGGCGACGCCAACGACTATACGGGCAAGGGCCTCTCCGGCGGGCGCATCGTCGTCTATCCGCCCAAGGGCTCCAACTTCGTCGCCGAGGAGAATATCATCGTCGGCAACGTAGTGCTCTACGGCGCCACCTCCGGCGAAGCCTACTTCAACGGCATGGGGGGTGAGCGGTTCGCGGTTCGCAACTCAGGCGCGACGGCCGTTGTCGAAAGCGTCGGCGACCACGGCTGCGAGTACATGACCAACGGCCTCATTCTCGTCCTCGGGCCCACCGGGCGGAACTTCGC
Proteins encoded:
- the gltB gene encoding glutamate synthase large subunit; the encoded protein is MRRGLPGAEGMYDPSRERDACGIGFVVNIEGKKTHDIIDKGVQILINLTHRGACGCDPETGDGAGLLIQIPHAFFTRECASLGFPLPEPGKYGVGMIFFPVEKQPRLEVEGIVERVCQEEGLEVLGWRDTPVNVDAIGRVARASQPYIQQLFVVPKEELTPDELERKLYVVRKRTESEIAASDIKDKDFFYVPSLSARTIVYKGLLLAPQMLDFYRDLADPELVSALCMVHQRFSTNTFPTWQLAHPFRFVCHNGEINTIKGNVNWMTARERVLVSDLFGEDLQKCFPIEVPGGSDSAQLDNAVELLALGGRSLPHVMSMLTPEAWDHDPTMHPDKRAYYEYHASLMEPWDGPAAIAFTDGTVIGATLDRNGLRPARYMITHDGMLVMSSETGVLPVQPENVKFKGRLQPGKMLLCDLSQKRIIPDEEIKQQLYSRNPYAQWLQDQQITIDQLPAPARWHPSDLETLLQRQRVFGYTDEDLKVFLGPMASKGDDPIGSMGTDTPLACVSDKPQLLFNYFKQLFAQVTNPAIDPIREELVMSLCSYIGTERNILAETPEHCHTLKLPHPILTNYDLEKIRRVQHGSFLATTLNSLFRVDGGEKELERGIDALCRRASWAIKSGYNVIIISDRNQEPDWSPIPCLLALSAVHHHLIREGTRTQVALIVESGEPREVQHFCLLIGYGASAICPYLAIETLEDLHRRGMLPDGVSFESALKNYKKALQKGLLKVFSKMGISTLQSYRGAQIFEAIGLNRKLVDRYFTGTPSRIEGVGLEVLAREARMKHDYAYLPVTEADTELPAGGNYQYRIRGEYHLLNPNSISKLQHAVRDTANPDRAFATYQEYSRAIDDQSKQLCTLRGLMDFKYSPRPVPLEEVEPAKEIVKRFATGAMSFGSISKEAHETLAVAMNRIGGRSNTGEGGEDEVRFQRDANGDWRRSSIKQVASGRFGVTINYLVNSDELQIKVAQGAKPGEGGQLPGHKVDDTIARVRHSIPGVGLISPPPHHDIYSIEDLAQLIYDLKNSNPRARISVKLVSEVGVGVVAAGVAKAHADVVLISGDSGGTGASPLTSIKHAGVPWELGLAETQQVLVMNDLRSRIIVQTDGKLCTGRDVAIAALLGAEEFGFSTVPLITMGCIMMRKCHLNTCPVGIATQDPKLREKFTGSPENVINYFFFVAEEVRQIMARLGFRKLEEMVGRVDKLEMRKAVDHWKAKGLDFASLFYNPPVPKRVGRRCTIAQDHGLDQALDHKMLELASDAIENQTPVSFDLPIRNVHRTVGTMLSGEIAKRHGSGGLPPGTIHVKFHGSAGQSFGAFLAPGVTLELEGDANDYTGKGLSGGRIVVYPPKGSNFVAEENIIVGNVVLYGATSGEAYFNGMGGERFAVRNSGATAVVESVGDHGCEYMTNGLILVLGPTGRNFAAGMSGGFAYVLDEKGDFGRTQCNTAGVDLEPVMDTADIDKIKGLILKHLEYTGSPRAQWILENWSQMLPKFVKVFPHEYKRVLGVPRAAAPAKEPLPKPAPPAQTSAVAGD